The DNA region TGAATTGAAGAACCAATGCATGTCAAATATTCAGAATAGAAATTCAATTTCTAattttgcaataaataaatacatttcaagcaTGAGAGACTTGATGGtttagagaagaagaaaaaagacaaaccagTTGTTGGAAGGCCGGCTGGTCGATGTCGCTCTGCAGGGCGAAGTCGCTGAGGACCTTCCAGGGCGGCTGGTAGCTCTGCACCTCCACCGGGTTGGCCAGGATGCCGCCGTCGTGCCGCTCTGGACTGGCCGCCACCATCGGGGTGCCCGTCATTCCCTGGATGTTCTGTAAGAGGACGGGTGGTGGTCAGCACCCAGATACACATCGTCCACTGCGGGATATTACagatgatagtgtgtgtgtgtgtgtgtgtgtgtgtgtgtgtgtgtgtgtgtgtgtgtgtgtgtgtgtgtgtgcgtgtgcgtgtgtgtgcgtgtgtgtgtgtgtgtgtgtgtgtgtgtgtgtgtgtgtgcgtgtgtgtgtgtgtgtgtgtgtgtgtgtgtgtgtgtgtgtgagtgtgtgtgtgtgtgtgtgtgcgtgtgtggaggaggaggaggaaagggaggggggCATCTGAAATGAATCCACCAGTCAATCAGCAGAACAATCAATAAGcaagcaaacaaataaacagagagACGGAttaatacttgtgtgtgtgtgtgtgtgtgtgtgtgtgtgtgtgtgtgtgtgtgtgtgtgtgtgtgtgtgtgtgcgtgcgtgtgcgtgtggtgagaactttctgtgtgttttactcTCTGACCTCACAGTCTTGTGGGGTCGTCCATAACGCTCGGAGCCCAAACAGCTCGGCCTACACCTCGGTACCGACACATCGCTCTGCCGTTTGCTCTGACACAAATGTGATTTGGGGCTTTGTGGATGAAATTGACTGGACTTGGCTTATCGGTCAAGCCGCTTAAATAGAGGCTACCTTCAAATTACTCCGGGGCTAGCATGGTAATTTATAATGTAGAGTTGCAACGTTTAGTGTCTGTACAATACATACGTTCTAAATGCATAACGTAGTCTACTCCATCATAGTCCAGCATAGGCCTGCTGTCAATATGAAAGACTGGCCCGTCTTCTTACCGTCTTGTCattgggctgctgctgctgcagctgcttcatCAGTATGCTCCTCTTCTTGTCCTTGCACCGCTTGTTCTGGAACCAGACCCGGATCACCCGAGGACTGAGGCTGGTCATCTCCACCAGCTGCTCCTTCATTAGGGCGTCGGGCCTCGGGTTGGCGTTGTAGCAAGTCCGCAGCGTGTGAAGCTGCTTCTCGTTTAGCACCGTCCGGACCCGGGTGGTCTTCTCCGGCTGTTTGTGGACGTGAGGCCGCAGCGCGGGCTGCCGGGCCGAGATTGGTTCTGCTGTTGAGAAAGGACGGGAAAACAACCCAGGGAAGGCAACATCAATTAACCTGTCTGTCCcaaataaaaattagaaattaTGTGGAAGGACAAGGTTTATGAGTTTACAGAAGTGTACATGTTCCTGCAGCACATGATGCACAACTGTGTCAGTTCGGCTACGAGTCCATTTTAATCATCCTGATAGAAAtctgtctgttttatttataacacactttacaaacacaacgctgctGACGTTTGTTTTTGCATAATAATGCAGCAAAATTCTACATTTTTATAGACGTTTGTCCAttctgctgaaaatagtcccgtTGTAAACTACTTCTATATACAACCCTATTTCAGGAGAACAGCGAAGCTCTGATTGACTCATCTGGTCCTAGGTCAAAATATAGCCTACATTAAAAACCACGAGGACAAACTAATCTTTTCTAGAAAAGAAACTCGAACTCTCTCCAGTCATGCACAGCACCGCGTAGCGTTTCTAGTTTAGACCAACGGCAACCCGGAGCCTTAGTGATGTTTCGCACTCCTCCTCCAGCAGTGATAACTTGGTGTATTTCTGACAGCAGCGCCCACTGTATCTAATCTACCGAGCCTGGCCTGACAGGACAATGGTatgcagaaaagaaaatgtaaaagacaaAACCTAGCCTATCTATGGGAGGAGAATACGGAACCAGTCCAACCTCAGCGAGTCAAATATGAAAGCAGGAAAGCTCCACTTGTTAGTTACGGCACCGGGAGCAGCGTCCCTGCATGTGACTGcatgacatttacattaaaatatagATCAGATGTGGCCAGTAAATCACTCTGACATTACATGCTCGACCTGTACAACACTGCGCACAGTTAACATTTAGTGGCAATGTGAAATACAAGAGGTGCAGTTCAGAACGTGAAACATCACACTCTTGTGTCTTATGGAGCGTCAAGTCGGAGAATCCGTTTTTTAAGGAGCACCTGATCAAAATCCAGTTACGGAAAAAGGCTTCGGAACTtcggaagaagaaaaaagtcgCAGCCAGGTCAAGCAAGTTATATAACACTGTATGTTTTCCAGCATTAACAGTCCTGTCTCCCACTGCCCGGGACATTACCTGCCATCTGCAGCGGTCTGGAGGGGTGCAGCGGGCTGAGCGGGTCTCCAGGGCCCATACTGGCCCGCTCCACCACGTCGTGGTCGGCCCGGCAGAAGAGCCCGTCCTCCCGCAGAGCGAACTCATCACCCGGGATGAGCTGCCGGCTGCAGGCCACACAGCGGAAACACTCGATGTGGTAGACCTTGGAGCGGGCCCTCATCACAAAGTCGTTTTTGCTGAAGCCGATATTGCATTTAGCGCATTTAATCCCGTACAACCTGCgggacacacacacggtcagATCTGCAGGCAGCGTGGGCACTTAagcaaatcaaataataaaatatacagtacGACATAAATAAGACGATTGATAATTTGGCTTGATAATaatatgaattaaaaatataataatcaaaaaaaaaaaataataataataataatattaactatAGCAGTCGTCATAAAAAGTAAATAGTTTTTGATGAGCTATCAGGcatttgcattatttatgttgcaataatttcaaaacaatataaaaggtattattattattattattattattattattattattattattggcagTATAAGTAGTATTACATTAGCAGTTATAGTACATGTAAGTCTGTTTATGATATAGGCTACCtcacaataatataattataataaacttttgttgtttttctggttGACACTATCTATAATGTGACTTATTTGAATAcagctttaataataattgtgtcATTAGACTATAACTGAAGGCCTGTTTAAGTTGTAATTGAATACTTATTAACGTGTTGTGATGACACCGAATCAGTGAGTTATTTACAGACTGTATCACAAAATGAGTTGaatgatgtttatttttattttcttcagctCCATCACAAAGCATGGCGCATAGGATTCTACAGTCTGATCGGAATAATTGATTCGATTTATGTAGGCCTAATgtgcaatgtttttaaaaaaaatgcatcaaCATGAGACATTGAAGTATATTTATTGTAATGATGCACGGTCTACAAGTTGTTATAGCAGTAAAAACGATTATGATCACAATGTTAAATTATGATTTTAACCCACTGAAATCAGGGATCCATGTGGCCTAGAATTCGTCCcatatactaaatataatattgtaaaatattaaaaaaaatatataataattccaATCGCCGTGCAGCTTCAGCTCTTGTCGAGTCTATGTGAAGAGGGTCGTCCCGTCCCGGCCGTCCTACCTGATGTAGTCCCGTTTACAGTAAGTCTTTCCGTCCCTGACGAAGCACGTGCAGGACTCGTCCAGGTACTGGCTGCACTCAGCACATTTGAGACAGGCGGCGTGCCACTCCAGGTCCGGGGAGACCCGCAGGATGTACTGGTCGTGGATCTGGTTCCCGCAGCCCACGCACAGAGATATCAGCCGCTTCTCTGGAAGACCAGCATGAGCAGGACACATCATACACAGTTCACAACTGTCCGCTGACTAATGTAGACCTAATAATGTATCAAATGGACTTAAAATATTTATCGATATcgttattattatgattattattattgttttcgtTATTGTTATGattgattttattaatattataggCTATATGAGCCACATTTTTGTGGAAAAAAGTCTGTAGATAACGTCCGCTGACTTTAAGCTTCACTTTTAATTTTCAATTCAATAGCCTATTTTATACCAAATACTTTAATAGGCCATTTATGTcaacaggaaaaacaacacaaaaaaaaatcaactctCAAGTTGGGATGAATTTAGTTCCAGAATCGTATCCCAACACCGCACAAGTGTCTTACTTTTCGGCGGATCCCCCATGTCTCCCATGTCCACAAAGTAAGGCGATGTTAGGTCCACTGTCACAGCGGGCTGCGGCGCCTGGAAGCCTGGATGTGTCCTCCGCTGCCGGGCTGCCGGGCCAGGGGCTTTGCTGTCCGGCtcagagagggagtgtgtgtatgtgtttgttgcCGGTGTGTGTGGAGCTCTGATCCTGACAAGTGGCGGGGCTGACGTAGGACAGCAGCACGTCATCTGCATGAGCAGCTGATTGGCTGTGCAGACCCTGACCAGCACtaaccacgcacacacacacacacacacacacacacacacacacacgcacgtacgcacacacacacacacacacgcacacacacacacacacacacacacacacacacacacacacacacacacacacgctggcaCACTTATTGCTGCATATCATTTGTTTTCCAGCTTTGCTTTGCTCTTTTCTGTTCTATTAatcttttctcttattttttcaGTGCGCTATTGGTGCTGAGTGGACTAATGTTTACATGGTCAACTGAGTGTTTTCCATAAAGGAAAACACATACTTCATCTCTTGTTTTAACTTTCAATTTGAACTGGACATACATTATGCCATAGCAAAACATTCCTGGACATGCACTCTTGAACAAGGTCGTACAGGATGTGGATTTATATTGGCCATAGTCAAAGCATTGAGACATGACGTAAACATATTGCACCGAGTTTATAAGGCGCAGATTTTAAACGCGAGCATAGCCTGTCTATTACTGAAATATTGCCTTGTGCTGCTGTCAGATAATTAAACAAAACTCGTATCCTTACTATGGTAACTTTTAAGAAAATCAAAAAACAGCCTTGTTGTGAGCTCAGTAACAACGCATTTTTGTTTAGATATTTCTTTGGTTAAAAATTACGAAAACATCCCTCCTAGGACATGGACATGGacctgcagcagagagcagctgatGGTGTGAGCCCTAAATCAGAGCAGTGACAGGCCGGGACCCGCAGAGCCGCTCGGACACACACCAACACGCCCTCTTGTGTCAGTAACCACTCACGCCGTAAACACACAACAGCATCAGACAGAGACCCCCAGCAGTCTTTTACAATAGAATTTTTAAAGGAAAATGGAATTGTCTGCGTTTAGAGTCGCGTGGAAAAATAAGCCTATTCTACTTTGGCTATAGTGATAATGTATAAATAGTCTTCTCTTGTATCACTGATATACATCTCGTATGTGCTGAGTGAGATGGACAGGGAATACATATCCACTCAGTCATTATATCCTCAATTGTAATTTACCGAAAAGATCTTGTGTgaaaatttatttttaaattgcaaATATTCTTTCTCAGTATAATCATATTATGAATGCCTATTTTCCGGGAGAGTCCAACCTATCCAATGCCAGAGTATGATTTACAAATGCTGAGTATTAATATAATCTCTATAATTattgtctgtaactgtgtgcaCAGAGTAGCACAGATGTCTGCTTTGCATGGTCAATAACCTGCATGGAGAGCTCTGACTGACACAGAGCAGAGTGCAATTTAATAGAATTTCAACTTTCAGATATGTCACAT from Cottoperca gobio chromosome 9, fCotGob3.1, whole genome shotgun sequence includes:
- the isl1a gene encoding insulin gene enhancer protein isl-1 isoform X1, encoding MGDMGDPPKKKRLISLCVGCGNQIHDQYILRVSPDLEWHAACLKCAECSQYLDESCTCFVRDGKTYCKRDYIRLYGIKCAKCNIGFSKNDFVMRARSKVYHIECFRCVACSRQLIPGDEFALREDGLFCRADHDVVERASMGPGDPLSPLHPSRPLQMAAEPISARQPALRPHVHKQPEKTTRVRTVLNEKQLHTLRTCYNANPRPDALMKEQLVEMTSLSPRVIRVWFQNKRCKDKKRSILMKQLQQQQPNDKTNIQGMTGTPMVAASPERHDGGILANPVEVQSYQPPWKVLSDFALQSDIDQPAFQQLVSFSEGGPGSNSTGSEVASMSSQLPDTPNSMVSSPIEA
- the isl1a gene encoding insulin gene enhancer protein isl-1 isoform X2 — encoded protein: MGDMGDPPKKKRLISLCVGCGNQIHDQYILRVSPDLEWHAACLKCAECSQYLDESCTCFVRDGKTYCKRDYIRLYGIKCAKCNIGFSKNDFVMRARSKVYHIECFRCVACSRQLIPGDEFALREDGLFCRADHDVVERASMGPGDPLSPLHPSRPLQMAEPISARQPALRPHVHKQPEKTTRVRTVLNEKQLHTLRTCYNANPRPDALMKEQLVEMTSLSPRVIRVWFQNKRCKDKKRSILMKQLQQQQPNDKTNIQGMTGTPMVAASPERHDGGILANPVEVQSYQPPWKVLSDFALQSDIDQPAFQQLVSFSEGGPGSNSTGSEVASMSSQLPDTPNSMVSSPIEA